The Nitrospirota bacterium genome has a segment encoding these proteins:
- a CDS encoding methyltransferase domain-containing protein translates to MVPPWVNRLDEHQREVVRRVLKKARAPFALAPEKRFRESVRKVWADYQSEISNGTPKGLLRLAHKVDRALYVRNREEHMDDPALDPQVRTGLVKGLDRLNRAIGTYFFFFRAMEKHLHPLPDGQLSVLDIGSGHGAFPIRLARKGKLGRHVLRVVGSDVVPAYVEAATAEARKNKSPVEFRTIDALKLDQLEDRFDVITCTQAIHHFPPDFLAELMARARANARKSVFFFDARRAPGSVAGVATATYLLTRNAMLVHDGIVSVRRMYSPAELELLARCAPGGEIFRARNFSTRYVLLEAYAGRG, encoded by the coding sequence ATGGTTCCACCTTGGGTCAATAGATTGGACGAGCACCAGCGCGAGGTGGTGCGGAGGGTTCTCAAGAAAGCACGGGCGCCCTTCGCCTTGGCGCCGGAAAAACGGTTTCGCGAGTCGGTTCGGAAGGTGTGGGCGGACTATCAATCTGAGATTTCAAACGGGACGCCCAAGGGCCTCTTGCGTCTTGCCCACAAGGTGGATCGCGCGCTGTACGTTCGGAACCGGGAAGAGCACATGGACGATCCGGCGCTGGACCCTCAGGTGCGAACGGGACTCGTCAAAGGGCTGGACCGGCTGAACCGCGCGATTGGAACCTACTTTTTCTTTTTCCGGGCGATGGAGAAGCACTTGCACCCTCTTCCCGATGGTCAGTTATCAGTATTGGACATAGGTAGCGGTCACGGCGCGTTTCCCATCCGCCTCGCGCGGAAAGGGAAACTGGGCCGTCATGTGCTTCGCGTGGTGGGGAGCGACGTGGTGCCGGCGTACGTCGAGGCGGCCACGGCGGAGGCGCGAAAGAACAAGTCGCCGGTGGAGTTCCGCACGATCGATGCCCTCAAGCTCGATCAATTGGAAGATCGCTTTGATGTGATCACGTGCACCCAGGCGATTCACCACTTCCCGCCGGATTTTCTGGCCGAGCTGATGGCGCGCGCGCGGGCCAACGCGCGGAAAAGCGTGTTTTTCTTTGACGCGCGGCGCGCCCCCGGGTCCGTGGCGGGGGTGGCCACGGCGACCTACCTACTGACGCGGAACGCGATGCTGGTGCACGATGGCATCGTTTCGGTCCGCCGCATGTACAGTCCCGCTGAGCTTGAACTTCTGGCGAGGTGCGCCCCCGGCGGTGAGATCTTTCGCGCCCGGAACTTCAGTACGCGATACGTTCTGCTGGAAGCCTACGCAGGCCGAGGCTAG
- a CDS encoding 2-oxoacid:ferredoxin oxidoreductase subunit beta, which yields MASLAPQKSAAADRQDGGSAARSQESGAASAPAAVKLTRKDFLSDQEVRWCPGCGDYSILNAATTAFTHLNIPRERFVVVSGIGCSSRFPYYVNTYGFHTLHGRAPAVATGVAATNPDLLVWVMTGDGDGLAIGGNHLMHAMRRNVNLKIILFDNRIYGLTKGQYSPTSRLGQVNKTAPFGTVEPPVDPVSLALTCGATFVARSAAIYQKHLVDILGRAAAHKGCAFIQVYQNCPVYNDGAFEPFTEKDVRDDQNVEVAHGKPLLFGKNKEKGIRVAGHKPEIVQLGGSVTEKDVLTYDSTDRSLAHLLAHLQPPEFPMPIGVFREVAQPSYESLIHKQISDVTAKRGPGDLAKLLNSGETWEIKG from the coding sequence ATGGCATCCCTAGCTCCACAGAAATCCGCGGCGGCCGACCGCCAGGACGGCGGAAGTGCCGCGAGAAGTCAGGAGTCTGGAGCGGCCTCCGCGCCGGCGGCCGTCAAGCTGACACGCAAGGACTTTCTTTCTGACCAGGAGGTTCGATGGTGCCCCGGTTGCGGCGACTACTCCATTCTGAATGCCGCCACCACGGCCTTCACCCATCTCAATATTCCGCGTGAGCGATTCGTCGTCGTCTCCGGAATCGGCTGCTCCTCGCGGTTCCCCTACTACGTCAACACGTACGGGTTTCACACCCTCCACGGCCGCGCGCCGGCCGTCGCTACCGGCGTGGCCGCCACCAATCCGGACTTGCTCGTCTGGGTTATGACGGGCGACGGGGATGGGTTGGCGATCGGCGGCAATCACCTGATGCACGCCATGCGGCGCAACGTCAACCTCAAGATCATTCTGTTCGACAACCGGATCTATGGATTGACGAAGGGGCAATATTCGCCGACCAGCCGTCTCGGGCAGGTGAACAAGACGGCGCCGTTCGGGACCGTGGAACCGCCGGTCGATCCCGTTTCATTGGCACTGACCTGCGGTGCAACCTTCGTGGCGCGATCCGCCGCCATCTACCAAAAACATCTCGTGGACATCCTGGGTCGTGCCGCCGCACACAAGGGATGCGCTTTCATTCAGGTCTATCAGAACTGCCCGGTTTACAACGACGGCGCATTCGAGCCGTTCACGGAGAAAGATGTGCGGGACGACCAGAACGTGGAAGTCGCCCACGGGAAGCCACTCCTTTTCGGGAAGAACAAGGAGAAAGGCATCCGCGTGGCCGGTCACAAACCGGAAATCGTGCAGTTGGGTGGATCGGTCACCGAGAAAGACGTTCTCACTTACGACTCAACCGACAGGTCCTTGGCCCACCTTCTGGCCCACCTGCAACCGCCTGAGTTCCCGATGCCGATCGGCGTCTTCCGAGAAGTCGCCCAGCCGTCTTATGAGTCGCTGATTCACAAGCAAATTAGCGACGTCACCGCGAAGCGCGGGCCGGGGGATCTCGCGAAGCTCCTCAACTCCGGCGAGACTTGGGAAATCAAAGGCTGA